The following are encoded together in the Bradyrhizobium sp. CCGUVB1N3 genome:
- a CDS encoding ABC transporter substrate-binding protein: protein MIGQSARPLAPVAVDRRNFIRLAGASAAGWLALGASPDRVRVVASLIGLPLGDPLTNRSAPESVASRLSALIQGMTERGWVEGVNVRYVTRSSFGGPAQQETAIREILALNPDVILTSSTIETAALTAATKTIPIVFATANDPVGNGFVESLARPGGNVTGFTNSTAEMGGKWLQLLREAAPGIARVGVLFNPATAPGAGRFFLDSIEAEAASMGVTVTPVPVNDATGIDQAIRGYAGAPEGGLIALVDPFLVINRRAIAAAAAQHRVPVIYPFHYFIDVGGLMSYGASLEVRSADYVDLILRGTRAGDLPVQSPRKYELLINRKAADALGLKLPATLLARADEIRE from the coding sequence ATGATCGGGCAGTCCGCGCGTCCCCTCGCCCCGGTGGCGGTCGACCGCCGAAATTTCATTCGCCTCGCCGGTGCATCGGCCGCGGGATGGCTTGCGCTCGGCGCATCGCCGGATCGGGTCCGCGTCGTCGCCTCCCTGATCGGATTACCGCTCGGTGACCCCCTGACGAACCGGAGTGCACCGGAGAGCGTGGCCTCGCGACTGAGCGCGCTGATCCAGGGCATGACCGAGCGCGGATGGGTGGAAGGCGTCAATGTCCGCTACGTGACCCGTTCGAGCTTCGGCGGCCCGGCGCAGCAGGAAACGGCGATCCGGGAAATCCTCGCACTCAACCCGGACGTGATCCTGACCTCGTCGACGATCGAGACCGCAGCTCTGACGGCGGCCACCAAGACGATCCCGATCGTGTTTGCCACCGCCAACGATCCCGTCGGCAACGGCTTCGTCGAGAGTCTCGCGCGCCCCGGCGGCAACGTCACCGGCTTCACCAACAGCACCGCCGAAATGGGCGGCAAATGGCTTCAGCTGCTGCGGGAAGCAGCACCAGGCATCGCGCGCGTCGGCGTGCTTTTCAATCCGGCGACCGCGCCGGGCGCCGGGCGCTTCTTTCTCGACTCGATCGAAGCCGAAGCCGCGTCCATGGGCGTGACCGTCACGCCGGTGCCGGTCAACGACGCAACCGGAATCGACCAGGCCATCCGCGGCTATGCCGGTGCGCCCGAGGGCGGGCTAATTGCGCTCGTCGACCCGTTTCTCGTCATCAACCGGCGCGCCATCGCCGCCGCCGCCGCGCAGCACCGCGTGCCGGTGATCTATCCCTTTCACTATTTCATCGACGTCGGCGGGCTGATGAGCTACGGCGCCTCCCTCGAGGTGCGCTCGGCGGACTATGTCGACCTCATCCTGCGCGGGACCAGGGCGGGCGACCTTCCGGTACAGTCGCCGCGCAAATACGAGCTTCTGATCAACCGCAAGGCCGCCGACGCTCTGGGGCTGAAGCTGCCGGCCACGTTGCTCGCGCGCGCCGACGAGATCCGCGAGTGA